One Streptomyces sp. R28 DNA window includes the following coding sequences:
- a CDS encoding valine--tRNA ligase has translation MTENAQQQPPAPDTELPTQYAPADVEGPLYERWVERGYFEADAKSEKPPYTIVIPPPNVTGSLHLGHAFEHTLIDALTRRKRMQGYETLWQPGMDHAGIATQNVVERELGKEGKSRHDLGREAFVERVWQWKAESGGQISGQMRRLGDGVAWSRERFTMDEGLSQAVQTIFKRLYDDELIYRAERIINWCPRCLTAISDIEVEYQDDDGELVSIRYGEGDDSIVVATTRAETMLGDTAIAVHPEDDRYRHLVGRDIELPLTGRRIPVVADEHVDPEFGTGAVKVTPAHDPNDFEIGQRHGLPSLTVMDEHAVITAHGPFQGLDRLEARSAIVAALRAEGRIVAEKRPYVHSVGHCSRCKTTIEPRLSMQWWVKVGPLAKAAGDAVRDGKVKIHPQEMEKRYFDWVDNLHDWCISRQLWWGHRIPVWYGPEGEVVCVGPDEEPPSGEGWRQDTDVLDTWFSSGLWPFSTLGWPEQTESLAKFYPNSVLVTGYDILFFWVARMMMFGLYAMDGTPPFHTIALHGMVRDQFGKKMSKSFGNAVNPLDWMDKYGSDALRFTLARGANPGVDVPIGEDWVQGSRNFANKIWNATRFALMNGATVDGPLPEPSAMSSTDRWILSRLNSVVAEVDAFYDDFQFAKLSDALFHFAWDEVFDWYVELSKTTFQAGGEAAEVSKRVLGEVLDVTLKLLHPVVPFVTETLWTTLTGGESVVIAEWPKAVSVPGADAPGGFRDAAAEQEIAVLQQVITEVRRFRADQGLQPGQRVPARLTLDGTALAPHEPAIRQLLRLQPEGEAFAATATLPVAGAEVALDLSGVIDVAAERKRLAKDLAAAEKEKAQATAKLGNEAFLAKAPDNVVEKIRGRLAKADEDIARIAAQLERLPQA, from the coding sequence GTGACCGAGAACGCTCAGCAGCAGCCACCAGCGCCCGACACCGAACTGCCGACCCAGTACGCGCCGGCCGATGTAGAGGGGCCGCTGTACGAGCGCTGGGTAGAGCGGGGTTACTTCGAGGCGGACGCGAAGAGCGAGAAGCCGCCGTACACCATCGTCATCCCGCCGCCGAACGTCACGGGCAGCCTGCACCTCGGGCACGCCTTCGAGCACACCCTCATCGACGCCCTCACCCGCCGTAAGCGCATGCAGGGTTACGAGACGCTGTGGCAGCCCGGCATGGACCACGCCGGTATCGCCACGCAGAACGTCGTCGAGCGCGAGCTCGGCAAGGAGGGCAAGTCCCGGCACGACCTGGGCCGTGAGGCCTTCGTCGAGCGGGTCTGGCAGTGGAAGGCCGAGTCCGGCGGGCAGATCAGCGGACAGATGCGCCGCCTCGGTGACGGCGTCGCGTGGTCGCGCGAGCGCTTCACCATGGACGAGGGGCTGTCCCAGGCCGTCCAGACCATCTTCAAGCGGCTCTACGACGACGAGCTGATCTACCGCGCCGAGCGCATCATCAACTGGTGCCCGCGTTGCCTGACCGCCATCTCGGACATCGAGGTGGAGTACCAGGACGACGACGGCGAACTCGTCTCCATCCGCTACGGCGAGGGCGACGACTCCATCGTCGTGGCGACGACCCGCGCGGAGACGATGCTCGGCGACACCGCCATCGCCGTCCACCCGGAGGACGATCGGTACCGTCATCTCGTCGGCCGTGACATCGAGCTGCCGCTCACCGGCCGCCGTATCCCCGTCGTCGCCGACGAGCACGTCGACCCCGAGTTCGGCACCGGCGCCGTCAAGGTCACCCCGGCCCACGACCCGAACGACTTCGAGATCGGCCAGCGGCACGGCCTGCCGTCCCTCACCGTCATGGACGAGCACGCGGTCATCACGGCGCACGGTCCCTTCCAGGGCCTGGACCGCCTCGAGGCCCGGTCGGCCATCGTCGCCGCGCTGCGCGCCGAGGGCCGGATCGTCGCCGAGAAGCGGCCGTACGTCCACTCGGTCGGCCACTGCTCGCGCTGCAAGACCACCATCGAGCCGCGCCTGTCCATGCAGTGGTGGGTCAAGGTCGGCCCGCTCGCGAAGGCCGCCGGTGACGCGGTCCGTGACGGCAAGGTCAAGATCCATCCGCAGGAGATGGAGAAGCGGTACTTCGACTGGGTCGACAACCTCCACGACTGGTGTATTTCGCGGCAGTTGTGGTGGGGTCACCGCATTCCGGTCTGGTACGGCCCGGAGGGTGAGGTCGTCTGCGTCGGCCCCGACGAGGAGCCGCCGAGCGGTGAGGGCTGGCGTCAGGACACCGACGTCCTCGACACCTGGTTCTCCTCCGGCCTCTGGCCCTTCTCGACCCTCGGCTGGCCCGAACAGACCGAGTCGCTCGCGAAGTTCTACCCGAACTCCGTCCTGGTCACCGGCTACGACATCCTCTTCTTCTGGGTCGCCCGGATGATGATGTTCGGCCTGTACGCGATGGACGGCACCCCGCCGTTCCACACCATCGCCCTGCACGGCATGGTCCGTGACCAGTTCGGCAAGAAGATGTCGAAGTCCTTCGGCAACGCGGTCAACCCGCTGGACTGGATGGACAAGTACGGCAGCGATGCGCTGAGGTTCACCCTTGCCCGTGGCGCGAACCCCGGCGTCGACGTCCCGATCGGCGAGGACTGGGTCCAGGGTTCCCGGAACTTCGCCAACAAGATCTGGAACGCGACCCGCTTCGCGCTGATGAACGGCGCGACGGTGGACGGGCCCCTGCCGGAGCCGTCGGCGATGTCGTCGACGGACCGCTGGATTCTGTCGAGGCTGAACTCGGTGGTGGCCGAAGTCGACGCGTTCTACGACGACTTCCAGTTCGCCAAGCTGTCCGACGCGCTCTTCCACTTCGCCTGGGACGAGGTCTTCGACTGGTACGTCGAGCTGTCCAAGACGACGTTCCAGGCGGGCGGCGAGGCGGCCGAGGTCAGCAAGCGCGTCCTGGGTGAGGTCCTCGACGTCACTCTCAAGCTGCTGCACCCGGTGGTCCCGTTCGTCACGGAGACCCTGTGGACCACCCTCACGGGCGGCGAGTCGGTCGTGATCGCCGAGTGGCCGAAGGCTGTGTCTGTTCCTGGTGCTGACGCACCGGGTGGCTTCCGGGACGCGGCGGCCGAGCAGGAGATCGCCGTTCTGCAGCAGGTCATCACCGAGGTCCGCCGCTTCCGCGCCGACCAGGGCCTGCAGCCGGGCCAGCGCGTCCCGGCCCGCCTGACCCTGGACGGCACGGCGCTCGCCCCGCACGAGCCGGCCATCCGCCAGCTGCTGCGCCTGCAGCCGGAGGGCGAGGCCTTCGCGGCCACGGCGACGCTGCCGGTGGCGGGCGCGGAGGTCGCGCTGGACCTCTCGGGCGTGATCGACGTCGCGGCCGAGCGCAAGCGCCTGGCCAAGGACCTCGCCGCCGCCGAGAAGGAGAAGGCCCAGGCCACGGCCAAGCTCGGCAACGAGGCGTTCCTCGCGAAGGCCCCCGACAACGTCGTGGAGAAGATCCGCGGCCGCCTGGCGAAGGCGGACGAGGACATCGCGCGGATTGCCGCACAGCTGGAGCGCCTGCCGCAGGCCTAG
- a CDS encoding folylpolyglutamate synthase/dihydrofolate synthase family protein has product MSDQNEPDPLDPFEEIIAAETDRDPDLAVIEAGSRTLRTQGGAPSADVPARPEDPEVDKALREVEAELATRWGETKLEPSVARIAALMDVLGEPQRSYPSIHITGTNGKTTTARMIEALLGAFELRTGRYTSPHVQSITERISLDGAAISAERFIETYHDIKPYIEMVDASQEYRLSFFEVLTGMAYAAFADAPVDVAVVEVGMGGSWDATNVIDGDVAVVTPIDLDHTDRLGTTPGEIAGEKAGIIKQDATVIMAQQPVDAAQVLLKKAVEVDATVAREGLEFGVVSRQVAVGGQLATLRGLGGEYTEVYLPLHGAHQAHNAAVALAAVEAFFGVGAVRAEPLDIDTVRKAFAAVASPGRMEVVRRSPTVVLDAAHNPAGARVTAEAIGEAFDFSRLIGVVGASGDKNVRGLLEAFEPIFAEIVVTQNSSHRAMDADELAAIAVEIFGDERVQVEPRLPDALEAAITLAEEEGEFAGGGVLVTGSVITVGEARLLLGKG; this is encoded by the coding sequence GTGAGCGACCAGAACGAGCCCGACCCCCTCGACCCCTTCGAAGAGATCATCGCGGCGGAAACCGACCGCGACCCCGATCTCGCGGTCATCGAGGCCGGCAGCCGAACCCTGCGCACCCAGGGCGGAGCCCCGAGCGCAGACGTGCCCGCGCGCCCCGAGGACCCCGAGGTCGACAAGGCCCTGCGCGAGGTCGAGGCGGAGCTCGCGACGCGCTGGGGCGAGACCAAGCTGGAGCCGTCCGTCGCGCGGATCGCCGCGCTCATGGACGTACTGGGCGAGCCGCAGCGGTCGTACCCCTCGATCCACATCACCGGCACCAACGGCAAGACGACGACCGCCCGCATGATCGAGGCCCTCCTCGGCGCCTTCGAGCTGCGCACCGGCCGTTACACCTCGCCGCACGTCCAGTCGATCACCGAGCGGATCAGCCTCGACGGCGCCGCGATCTCCGCCGAGCGCTTCATCGAGACGTACCACGACATCAAGCCGTACATCGAGATGGTCGACGCCTCGCAGGAGTACCGCCTGTCCTTCTTCGAGGTGCTCACGGGCATGGCGTACGCCGCCTTCGCCGACGCGCCCGTCGATGTCGCCGTCGTGGAAGTGGGGATGGGCGGTTCTTGGGACGCCACGAACGTCATCGACGGTGATGTCGCCGTCGTGACGCCCATAGACCTCGACCACACCGACCGCCTCGGCACCACTCCGGGCGAGATCGCCGGCGAGAAGGCCGGCATCATCAAGCAGGACGCCACCGTGATCATGGCCCAGCAGCCGGTGGACGCGGCACAGGTGCTGCTGAAGAAGGCCGTCGAGGTCGACGCGACCGTGGCCCGCGAGGGACTCGAGTTCGGGGTCGTGTCGCGGCAGGTCGCCGTCGGCGGGCAGCTGGCGACCCTGCGCGGGCTGGGCGGTGAGTACACCGAGGTGTATCTGCCGTTGCACGGCGCGCACCAGGCGCACAACGCCGCCGTCGCCCTCGCCGCCGTGGAGGCGTTCTTCGGCGTCGGCGCCGTGCGGGCCGAGCCGCTCGACATCGACACCGTCCGCAAGGCGTTCGCCGCCGTCGCCTCGCCGGGGCGGATGGAGGTCGTACGGCGGTCGCCGACCGTCGTGCTGGACGCGGCCCACAACCCGGCCGGCGCGCGGGTCACCGCCGAGGCGATCGGGGAGGCCTTCGACTTCAGCCGGCTGATCGGCGTCGTGGGCGCGAGCGGCGACAAGAACGTGCGCGGGCTGTTGGAGGCCTTCGAGCCGATCTTCGCCGAGATCGTCGTCACGCAGAACTCCTCGCACCGCGCCATGGACGCCGACGAACTCGCCGCCATCGCCGTCGAGATCTTCGGTGACGAGCGCGTGCAGGTCGAGCCGCGGTTGCCGGACGCCCTGGAGGCCGCGATCACGCTGGCCGAGGAAGAGGGCGAGTTCGCGGGCGGCGGTGTGCTGGTCACCGGGTCCGTCATCACGGTCGGCGAAGCCCGGCTGCTGCTCGGGAAGGGCTGA